CAATATGCTTCTGTAGGCACATCACGTTCGCCGAGTAAATCTACTTCTTTTCTAAATTGAGTCATTTTAATTACCTTTTTGGGTTAGTTAATTTATCGTCATTATAGAAATTTCAAGAAGAAAAAACTTGATGAAGATCACATTTTCAAAAAATGCTCTCAAGACATATTTTCATTTTTCGGATTAGTTTTTTTAGGGAAAAATAAGCTATCCATCAATCTTATGTAGATTTCAAGAGCTTACCAATTTTCTCAAACAAATTCTGAATTTGCTCTGCACGACACCCGAGTATCCGCACCATTAAGCCATATTCATTGAGTTGTGATATGCCTATCAACAAACCTTGTTCTTCCATAAACTGCTGTTGTAAGGCTTGCACCTGTTGCTTAATTTCAAGTGAACTTTTCCCTAAATGCAAATAAATTAGCGAACCTTGATGGGAATAATTTTCCATCTGGCTCAAAGCGGTAAGGTTCATTTTAGACGGCAGCCATTGAATACAATCACTGACAAGCGGTCGTTTTTTGCCATCGTTTTGCAAAGCATAAATCTTCAAATGGGAAGAAAACTGACGGAAAGCAAAACGTTCGTCATTCAACACCCGACCAATCGCCACGATTTCACCGTAAATCAGCTCGCTTTGTTCGTCCATTTCAATCTGGGTTTGCTGCTTAAAAACGGAATCTTTATGCAACACCAGTGGATGCGGCAAATAGAACAAACGGCTGTTTTCGGCAAGGGCAATACGAGTAATTTGCTCTGCACTGTCGCCCTCATTCAT
The Haemophilus influenzae DNA segment above includes these coding regions:
- a CDS encoding urease accessory protein UreD, with product MNSKLSLSTKLSQSGKTQLAEYFATPPFKVITLPSYDDAWVNGLNAMQMSSSPGLLSGDVLEIDISLAKLTALSLNTQAFTRVLAMNEGDSAEQITRIALAENSRLFYLPHPLVLHKDSVFKQQTQIEMDEQSELIYGEIVAIGRVLNDERFAFRQFSSHLKIYALQNDGKKRPLVSDCIQWLPSKMNLTALSQMENYSHQGSLIYLHLGKSSLEIKQQVQALQQQFMEEQGLLIGISQLNEYGLMVRILGCRAEQIQNLFEKIGKLLKST